A genomic region of Mycobacterium sp. Aquia_213 contains the following coding sequences:
- a CDS encoding VOC family protein produces MALHVEMVTIDCSDPATLAGWWARHFGGATHDLLADEFTVVTLPDGLQLGFQKVPDPTPGKNRVHLDFGAEDVDEEVSRLTAAGATEVGRHNFGDDFRWVVLADPEGNVFCVTRQ; encoded by the coding sequence ATGGCGCTCCACGTGGAAATGGTCACCATCGATTGCAGCGATCCGGCGACGTTGGCCGGGTGGTGGGCGCGGCACTTCGGTGGCGCGACGCATGATTTGCTCGCGGACGAATTCACAGTGGTGACCTTGCCTGACGGGCTACAGCTCGGATTCCAGAAGGTGCCGGATCCCACTCCCGGGAAAAACCGTGTGCACCTGGATTTCGGTGCGGAGGACGTGGACGAAGAAGTGTCGCGGCTGACGGCCGCGGGAGCCACCGAAGTGGGTCGGCACAACTTCGGCGATGATTTTCGCTGGGTAGTGCTGGCCGACCCCGAGGGCAATGTGTTCTGCGTGACCCGTCAGTAA
- a CDS encoding phosphotransferase, giving the protein MSAPSLSVPKTWDELTPEWMSAALASDFPGVVVDTVTVELRDDGTNRRARLGVTYRAGEGPATVFVKAADPAHKALIRLTSGMFHEPRLFTCGAELPLEHPAVYTALIDEPDYDFILVMEDLRARGADPRDGTRPYTVEQAATGVRGLARMHGQYWGERVLRAPALGWLEPFVTWEGMQAAPLPTALERLGADAPTQVTSLSIDQLIESIWKPYIRTLTTSPQTLLHGDPHIGNTYLLPSGEVGFLDWQVARRGNWSLDLGYFLQGALTVDDRRRSERDLLTEYRDSLGLPADELPSAEEIWLRYRASVAHGLTLWLVTASAGEWQRTDVSVALAQRYSFAYADLDAAAALAEIAG; this is encoded by the coding sequence GTGAGTGCTCCCTCGTTGTCGGTGCCGAAGACCTGGGACGAGTTGACGCCCGAATGGATGTCGGCGGCGCTGGCCTCGGACTTTCCCGGTGTCGTGGTCGACACCGTCACCGTCGAGCTGCGCGATGACGGCACCAATCGACGCGCCCGGTTGGGCGTCACGTATCGGGCCGGCGAGGGGCCGGCGACGGTCTTCGTCAAGGCCGCCGATCCCGCGCACAAGGCATTGATCCGGTTGACCAGCGGAATGTTCCATGAGCCCCGGCTCTTCACCTGCGGGGCGGAGCTGCCGCTCGAGCACCCCGCCGTCTACACCGCGCTGATCGACGAGCCCGACTACGACTTCATCTTGGTCATGGAGGATCTCCGCGCCCGGGGGGCCGATCCGCGCGACGGCACCCGGCCTTACACCGTCGAGCAAGCCGCCACCGGTGTGCGCGGCCTGGCCCGGATGCACGGCCAGTATTGGGGGGAACGCGTGCTGCGTGCCCCGGCGCTCGGCTGGCTGGAGCCCTTCGTGACCTGGGAAGGCATGCAAGCGGCACCATTGCCCACCGCGCTGGAACGCCTCGGCGCCGATGCGCCCACCCAGGTGACGTCGTTGAGCATCGATCAGCTCATCGAGTCGATTTGGAAGCCCTATATCCGGACTCTCACCACCTCGCCGCAGACGCTGCTGCATGGTGACCCGCATATCGGCAACACCTACCTGCTGCCCAGCGGCGAGGTCGGGTTCCTCGACTGGCAGGTGGCCCGCCGCGGCAACTGGTCGCTGGATCTTGGCTATTTCCTGCAAGGCGCCTTGACCGTCGACGATCGCCGCCGCAGCGAACGCGATCTGCTTACCGAGTACCGGGATTCGCTGGGGCTGCCGGCCGACGAACTGCCCAGCGCCGAGGAGATCTGGTTGCGCTATCGGGCGTCGGTGGCACACGGACTTACCCTGTGGCTGGTGACCGCGAGCGCCGGCGAGTGGCAACGCACGGACGTGTCCGTCGCTCTGGCGCAACGGTATTCGTTCGCCTACGCCGACCTCGATGCGGCGGCGGCGCTCGCCGAGATCGCGGGTTGA
- a CDS encoding M18 family aminopeptidase codes for MSASAAGLCEFIDASPSPFHVCATVAGRLLAAGYTELREADPWPGEPGRFFTVRAGSLVAWNTTGPDGPFRIVGAHTDSPNLRVKQHPDRVVAGWQVVALEPYGGAWLNSWLDRDLGISGRLSVRDGSGLDHRLVRIDEPILRVPQLAIHLAEDRKSVALDPQRHVNAVWGVGDQPRAFVDYVVGRAGVAPADVLAADLMTHDLTPSTVLGADASLLSAPRLDNQASCYAGLEALLSTEPRGNVAVLVLFDHEEVGSSSDHGAQSNLLSTVLERIVLAAGGSREDFLRRLPASLLASADMAHATHPNYPERHEPGHLIAINAGPVLKVHPNLRYATDGRTAAAFALACQQAGVELQRYEHRADLPCGSTIGPMASAQTGIPTVDVGAAQLAMHSARELMGAHDVAAYSAALQAFYSPAA; via the coding sequence ATGTCGGCCAGCGCCGCAGGCCTCTGCGAATTCATCGACGCCTCTCCGTCCCCGTTCCATGTCTGCGCCACGGTGGCGGGGCGCCTGCTTGCCGCCGGCTACACCGAACTCCGCGAAGCCGACCCCTGGCCCGGGGAACCGGGACGCTTCTTCACCGTCCGCGCCGGGTCGCTGGTCGCCTGGAACACCACCGGCCCCGATGGTCCGTTCCGGATCGTCGGCGCGCACACCGACAGCCCCAACCTGCGGGTCAAGCAACATCCGGACCGAGTGGTCGCCGGCTGGCAGGTGGTGGCGCTGGAGCCCTATGGCGGGGCTTGGCTCAACTCGTGGCTCGACCGCGATCTGGGCATCAGCGGCCGGTTGTCGGTGCGGGACGGCTCCGGCCTGGACCACCGGCTGGTCCGGATCGACGAACCGATCCTGCGGGTGCCGCAGCTCGCCATTCACCTGGCCGAGGACCGCAAATCGGTCGCCCTGGACCCGCAGCGACACGTCAATGCGGTCTGGGGCGTCGGCGACCAACCGCGCGCATTCGTGGACTACGTGGTCGGCCGCGCCGGGGTGGCCCCGGCCGACGTGCTGGCCGCCGACCTGATGACGCATGACCTGACGCCGTCGACGGTGCTCGGCGCCGACGCAAGTCTGCTCAGCGCGCCCCGGCTGGACAACCAGGCCAGTTGTTATGCGGGGCTGGAGGCGTTGCTGAGCACCGAGCCGCGCGGCAACGTGGCAGTGCTGGTGCTGTTCGACCACGAGGAGGTCGGCTCGTCGTCGGACCACGGTGCGCAGTCCAACCTGCTGAGCACCGTCCTGGAACGCATCGTGCTCGCGGCCGGCGGCAGCCGGGAAGATTTCTTGCGGCGGCTGCCCGCATCGCTATTGGCCTCGGCCGACATGGCGCATGCCACCCACCCCAACTACCCGGAGCGCCACGAGCCCGGCCACCTGATTGCGATCAACGCGGGGCCCGTGCTCAAGGTGCACCCCAATCTGCGGTACGCCACCGATGGGCGTACGGCGGCGGCGTTCGCGCTGGCCTGCCAGCAGGCCGGGGTGGAGTTGCAGCGCTACGAGCATCGCGCCGACTTGCCGTGCGGTTCCACGATCGGGCCGATGGCCTCGGCGCAAACCGGCATCCCCACCGTTGACGTCGGCGCCGCCCAGCTGGCTATGCACTCCGCCCGCGAATTGATGGGTGCTCACGACGTGGCCGCCTATTCCGCTGCGCTGCAAGCGTTTTATTCGCCCGCGGCATAG
- a CDS encoding TetR/AcrR family transcriptional regulator has product MPDERIGRPRDSRLHHAILDATRELLTTGSYAELSMERVAARARVGKKTLYRRWSSKAPLVAEAVLEAYGRSGSFPVAQTGDIRADLRAWLNEHAEFLAEPPNAALVRALVAAAAARPGDGEDLYQQLSAPQLAGLTTRLRRAVEDGELRAAADVNAVAQALVGALLFHALTHPGGSVGFDGLVDALLDGVSSY; this is encoded by the coding sequence GTGCCCGACGAACGAATCGGCCGTCCGCGTGACAGCCGGCTGCATCACGCGATTCTGGACGCCACCCGCGAACTGCTGACGACCGGCAGTTACGCGGAATTGTCGATGGAGCGGGTCGCGGCCCGGGCCCGGGTGGGCAAGAAGACGCTGTACCGGCGGTGGTCGTCCAAAGCGCCGCTGGTCGCCGAAGCGGTGCTGGAGGCCTACGGACGATCGGGGTCGTTTCCGGTCGCCCAGACCGGCGACATCCGGGCCGACCTCCGGGCCTGGCTGAACGAACACGCCGAATTTTTGGCCGAGCCGCCCAACGCCGCGTTGGTGCGGGCTCTTGTCGCCGCGGCCGCCGCGCGCCCGGGTGACGGCGAGGATCTCTATCAGCAGTTGAGCGCCCCGCAACTGGCCGGGTTGACGACCCGACTGCGTCGAGCCGTCGAAGACGGGGAGCTGCGCGCCGCCGCGGACGTCAATGCGGTCGCGCAAGCATTGGTCGGCGCCCTGCTCTTCCACGCGCTCACCCATCCCGGCGGCAGCGTCGGATTCGACGGGCTCGTCGACGCGCTGCTTGACGGGGTATCGAGTTACTGA
- a CDS encoding family 1 encapsulin nanocompartment shell protein → MTNNLYRNLAPVTDVAWAEIELEATRTFKRHIAGRRVVDVSEPGGPVTAAVSTGRLVDVQAPTDGVVAHLRSSKPLVRLRVPFTLSRDEIDDVERGSQDSDWDPVKEAAKKLAFVEDRAIFEGYAAASIDGIRNSSSNPALMLPDDPRAIPDIITQALSELRLAGVDGPYSVLLSADIYTKVSETTEHGYPILEHINRLINGDIIWAPAIDGAFVLTTRGGDFDLQLGTDVSIGYSSHDADTVQLYLQETLTFLCYTAEASVALGT, encoded by the coding sequence ATGACGAACAACCTCTACCGCAATCTGGCGCCGGTCACCGACGTCGCCTGGGCTGAAATCGAATTGGAGGCGACCCGGACGTTCAAGCGGCACATTGCGGGGCGGCGGGTGGTCGACGTGAGCGAGCCCGGGGGTCCGGTCACCGCGGCGGTCAGCACCGGTCGGCTGGTCGATGTGCAAGCACCCACCGACGGAGTGGTCGCTCACCTGCGATCCAGCAAACCCCTTGTCCGACTGCGGGTTCCATTCACCCTGTCCCGCGACGAGATCGACGACGTCGAGCGCGGTTCGCAGGACTCCGACTGGGACCCGGTCAAAGAGGCCGCCAAGAAGCTGGCGTTCGTCGAGGATCGCGCCATCTTCGAGGGCTACGCGGCAGCGTCGATTGACGGAATCCGCAACAGTAGCTCGAACCCCGCGCTGATGTTGCCCGACGACCCTCGCGCGATTCCGGACATCATCACGCAGGCGCTGTCCGAGCTGCGGCTGGCCGGCGTCGACGGTCCGTATTCGGTGCTGCTGTCTGCCGATATCTACACCAAGGTCAGCGAAACCACCGAGCACGGGTATCCGATCCTCGAGCACATCAACCGGCTGATCAACGGCGATATCATCTGGGCGCCGGCCATCGACGGTGCGTTCGTGCTGACCACCCGTGGCGGCGATTTCGATCTGCAGCTGGGCACCGATGTCTCCATCGGCTACAGCAGTCATGACGCCGACACCGTGCAGCTGTACCTGCAGGAGACCCTGACGTTCCTGTGCTACACCGCCGAAGCGTCGGTCGCGTTGGGCACCTAG
- a CDS encoding Dyp-type peroxidase, whose protein sequence is MRVPPVQPQPILTPLTPAAIFLVVTIDDGGEATVHDALPDVSGLVRAIGFRDPTKHLSVITSIGSDAWDRLFGGPRPAELHPFIELSGPRHTAPATPGDLLFHIRAETLDVCFELAGRLLKSMAGAVTVVDEVHGFRFFDNRDLLGFVDGTENPDGPIAVNATAIGDEDPDFAGSCYVHIQKYVHDMSSWDSLSVTEQEMVFGRSKLEDIEMDDDVKPSNAHIALNVIEDDDGNELKIVRANMPFGEVGKGEYGTYFIGYSRTPEVTERMLRNMFLGDPPGNTDRVLDFSTALTGALFFSPTIDFLDDPPPLPAPLETERPDTTTADDGALSIGSLKGTTQ, encoded by the coding sequence ATCAGAGTGCCGCCGGTTCAGCCCCAGCCCATCCTCACGCCGTTGACACCTGCCGCGATTTTTTTGGTCGTCACCATCGACGACGGCGGCGAGGCAACCGTGCACGACGCGCTGCCCGACGTCTCGGGCCTGGTGCGCGCCATCGGCTTTCGTGACCCGACCAAGCACCTGTCGGTGATCACGTCGATCGGGTCGGATGCCTGGGATCGATTGTTCGGCGGACCGCGGCCCGCCGAATTGCATCCCTTCATCGAGCTGAGCGGACCGCGGCACACCGCGCCGGCCACTCCCGGTGACCTGTTGTTCCATATCCGGGCCGAGACACTGGACGTCTGTTTCGAACTGGCGGGCCGCCTCCTCAAGTCGATGGCCGGTGCGGTCACCGTCGTCGACGAAGTGCACGGCTTTCGGTTCTTCGACAATCGCGACCTGCTCGGCTTTGTCGACGGCACCGAAAACCCGGACGGCCCAATCGCTGTGAACGCGACCGCGATCGGTGACGAGGACCCCGACTTCGCCGGCTCCTGCTACGTCCACATTCAGAAATACGTGCACGACATGTCGTCGTGGGATTCGCTGTCGGTCACGGAACAGGAAATGGTGTTCGGCCGCAGCAAGCTCGAAGACATCGAGATGGACGACGACGTCAAACCGTCCAACGCCCACATCGCGCTCAACGTAATCGAGGACGACGACGGCAACGAGCTGAAGATTGTCCGCGCCAACATGCCGTTCGGGGAAGTCGGCAAGGGCGAGTACGGCACCTACTTCATCGGCTATTCGCGTACGCCCGAGGTCACCGAGCGAATGCTGCGCAACATGTTTCTCGGTGATCCGCCGGGCAACACCGATCGCGTGCTCGACTTCTCCACCGCGCTGACCGGTGCGCTGTTCTTCTCCCCCACCATCGACTTCCTCGACGATCCACCGCCCCTTCCCGCGCCGCTCGAGACGGAGCGACCGGATACCACCACCGCTGATGACGGCGCGCTATCGATCGGCAGCCTGAAAGGAACCACCCAATGA